CGGGAGGAGGCCCCGCGCGACGACGACTGGTTCCGCCGGACGCTGGACCTCACGCCGTACGTCGTCGGCCTCGACCTCAAGTTCGCGAGCGGCGGGCGGCTGGACTTTCTGCCCGCCGGGCGGCAGAACGCGGCCTACTCGGACTCGGTGACCTCCTTCGACTGGCACGCCTTCTACGAACGGCTCGGCGGCGGATCGTTCCTGCTGGAGCTGCGCGAGGAGATGGCCGCCCGCTACGACTACGTCCTGATCGACAGCCGCACCGGGGTCACCGACAGCTCGGGCATCTGCACGGTGCTCCTCCCCGACACCCTCGTCCTGGGCTTCGTCTACAACGTGCAGAACATGCGCGGCTCCGCGCACGTGGCCCGCGCCGTGACGAAGGGCTCCCGGCGGCCGATACGTCTGCTGCCGGTGCCCATGCGTGTCGAGGACGCGGAGCGGGAGCGCCTGGAGATCAGCCGCGACCGTGCCCGGGAGGTCTTCGGCGGCCATCTGTCGTGGCTGGAGGAGAGCAGCGTCGAACGGTACTGGGGGGACGTGGAGATCCCGTACAAGACGTTCTACGCCTACGAGGAGATCGTCGCGCCCGTCGGTGACCGCCCGTTGCAGGAGGGCACCGTGCTCAAGGCCTGCGAACGGCTCACCGACTGGCTCACCGACGGTGAGGTCCGGCGGGGCGTCCCCCTGCCGGACGACGACCGGCAGCGTCTGCTGACGGCGTACATGAACAAGAGCCGGGCCATCAGCGCCTGTCTCTTCGTCAGCTACGCCCCCGAGGACCGGGTCTGGGCGGAGTGGACGGCCTGGCACCTGGAATCCGCCGGCTTCCGGGTCACCCTGCACGACATCACGGCCACCCGGCCCGGTGAGACCGCCCCGGAGGTGGTGCGCGCCCTGGCGGAGGAGGGCAGGGTCCTCGCGCTGCTGTCCGAGGGGTACGCCGAGGTGCCCCAGTCCGCCGCGCTCTGGCGGGCCCTGACCGGCAGGGAGCGAGCGCTGGCACCGGAACTGATCGCCGTCCGTGTGCACGGCGGCGAACGCGCCCTGGAACCGCCCTTCGACCTCGCCGCGGCCCCGAGCATCGCCCACCTCACGGCGGTGAACGCGGTACGGCGGCTGCGGCAGAGCGTCGGCCCGCCGCCCTCGGTGCCGGGCCCGGCACGCGGCACCCCCGCCCTGCTGGCGCCGGAACCACCGCGCTACCCCGGCACGAATCCGCCCGTCGAGTCGCTGCCCCCGAGGAACACCGGCTTCACCGGCCGGAACGCGTTGCTGCACGAGCTGCGGGACCGCCTCACCGCCGCGGAGGACTCCACCACGCCCCAGGTGCTCGTGGGCCTCGGCGGAGTCGGCAAGACCCAGACGGCGCTGGAGTACACCTACCGCTTCCGCGGCTCCTACGACGTGGTCTGGTGGGTCCCGGCCGCCGAACCCACGGTCATCGCCAGTGAGTTGGCCCGCCTCGCACCCCAACTCGGCATCGAGCAAGGGGAGGACACCGCGCTCACCGCCCAACGGGTGCTCAGAGCGCTGTCCGGCGGGACCCCGTACCGCAGGTGGTTGATCGTCTTCGACAGCGCGGGTTCACCGGAGGAGACGGCCGAATGGCTTCCCGCCGGGACGCCGCGCGGCGGGCATGTGCTCGTCACCTCCCGCGACCGAACCTGGGAAGAGGCCGGAAGCGTCCTGCCGGTCGAGGTGTTCACCCGCTCCGAGAGCGTGGCCCTCCTCGCGCGGCACAACCCGGGCCTCGCCCCGGACGGCAGCCGGCAGATCGCCCACGAACTCGGTGACCTCCCGCTCGCCGTCCACCAGGCAGCCCTGTGGCTGAGCGCCACGGCCATGCCCGTCGACCGGTATCTGCAACTGCTGCGCACCCACGCGACCGAGCTGCTCAAGCGCACGGAGAAACGCTCGCTGGAAATGGCGGGCTGGCTGGTGTCGTTGGAGGAGATCCGCGCCAACAGCCCGGCGGCGGCCGACCTGTTGGAGATCTGCGCCTTCTTCGGCGCCGACCCCATCCCCATGGACCTGCTCTACACCCGCTCCCTGATGGACGCCCTCACCCTCGACGAGGACGAACCCCGGGACGAGGTGACCATCAGCGAGGTCTTCCAGGAGATCAACCGGTTCGGGCTCGCCCAGGCGGACCAGGAGGAGGGCACCGTCGTCGTCCACCGCCTGGTGCAGGCCGAGATCCGCCACTCGATGCCCCTGGAGCGACGTCTGCAACTGCGCGCGGTCGTGCACTCCGTGCTGGCCGCGGGGAACCCCAAGTCCCCCGGCGCGCCGGAGAGTTGGCCGCGCTACGCGCAGCTGCTGCCACATCTGTGGCCCAGCCGGGCGGTGCGCAGCGACGACCCCGAGGTACAGCAGTGGATCATCGAGACGGTCCGCTGTCTGTGGCGCCGCAACCTGCTGGGATCCGGACGGGACACCGCCGAACGCGTCCTCGTCGAGTGGACCGGACGCCGGGGCCCCGACGACACCCAGGTCCTGGCCCTGCGCACCCAGCTCGGCAACATCCTGCGCTCCCAGGGCGCTTCGCGCGACGCCTGGCGCAACGACCTCGACGTCCACCGACGGCTCGCGGCCCTCGTCGGCCCCGACCGCCGCCGTACGCTGATCGCCGCCGCCAACGTGGCCGCCGACCTCAACGCCCTGGGTCGCTATGCCGAGGCCCGGGAGTGGGACCGCGCCACCTACGAGGCCAGCAAGGCGGCCTGGCCCCCCGACGATCTGCGGCTGTCCATGCACGCCAGCAATCTCGGCGTGTCCGAGTACCTGTGCGGGGACCGGCGCGCGGCACTGGAGATCCACCGCCGGGTCTACCGCGACCGGCTCGACCTCAAGGGCCCCACGGACATCTACACCCTCAGCGCGGCCTCCAACTACGCCCGCGACCTGCGCGAGACCGGTGACCTGCGGGCCGCCCTCGTACTCCTGGAGGAGACCTGCCAGTTGCTGTGGGAGCGGCTCGGCCCGCGTCACGCACAGACCCTGTCCACGCAGCGGAACCACGCGGTGGCGCTGCGCCGGTCAGGACGGTACGAGGAGGCCCGTGATCTCGTCGCCTCCGTCCATCTGATCTACGCGGAGGACCGGGGCCGTGACCACCCGGACACTCTGGCCGCCCGCGCCGATCTGGCCAATGTGCTCGCGGCCCTGGGCGACGTCGACAGCGCCCGCGACCACGCCGATCACATCCTGACCCGCCAGCGGCAGACCCTGGGGGAGTCGCACCCCTACACCCTCGGCTGCCAGAACAACCTGGCGATCTATCTGCGGCTCGGCGGCCACGCGGCAGCCGCCCGCGCCACCTCCGAACGCGCCCTGCGGGCCCTGACCGACACCCTCGGGGAACGTCATCCCTACACCCTGGACGCGATGATCAACTACGCCAACTGCCTGGTCGACACCGGTGAGACGGAGGCCGCGATCGCCCTCGAACGCGAGGCGCTCGCAGGGGTGTTGGAGACCCTGGGCGCAGACCACTACGACGTCGTCACCCTGCGCTCCAACCTCGCGGTCGACCTCGCGGGGGCTGGTGTGACTCAGGAGTCCGAGGAGCACTACAGTGAGGCCCTGCAACTCGCCGCCCAGACCTTGGGAGTGGACCACCCGACCTACGAGGCGGTGGACAGCGGGGTGCGACTGGACGCGGACATCGAGCCACCCTTCACCTTCTGATTCCGTGTCCCGGAGAGCGGTGTGAGTCCCATCCGGAAGGGTGAGGTCTTCTTTACGGCGCTTTGTGTTGATTCCTGCCGTTTTCCTTTGCTTCGCTGCTATTCTCCGCTCACCGCCATGGGCGCCGTCCGCCCGGCGGACGCCCCGTGTCAGCATGGCCCCTAGGAGTGCGGTGTCACCCTTCTTGTCCTCGCCGAACGGGTCTGCGGGACGCGCCCCTGCCGGCGCGGGTCCGGTCAGGCCTGCCGAGGACCGCCCCGCCACCGTCGCCGAGAACAGCGCCCTCGGTCACGTACTGCGTCGTCTCGCCCGGGAGGCCGTGCATCCGGAGGTCTCGTACCTCGCCGAGTTCGAGTCCTCGCTCCCCTGCGAAGCGGAAGCGTCGATGGGGTGACGTCCCCGTCGGTCCCGTCGGCTCCCGTGTCCCCGCGTCCCGTGTCCTTACGGCAGTTCGTGCTCAAGGTGCACAGCCGCTGCAACCTGGACTGCGACTACTGCTACGTCTACCACTCCGCCGACACCAGCTGGCGTGCCAAGCCCCGGGTCATGGAACCGGCGGTCGCGGAACAGGTGTCCCGGCGGATCGCCGAGCACGCCATGACGCATCGGCTGCCCGACGTCCGGATCGTGCTGCACGGCGGGGAGCCGCTGCTGCTCGGGGCGGACCGGCTGGGGGAGTTGCTGGGGATTCTCGGGACCGGGCCGACGCGGGCGGGAGTTCCCGTCCGGTTCTCGATGCAGACCAACGGGGTGCTGCTCACCCCCGACATCCTGGACGTGCTGCACCGCTACCGGGTGGGCGTCAGCGTCAGCCTCGACGGCACCCGGGCCGGCCACGACCGGCACCGGCGCTTCCCGAAGGGCGAGGGGAGCCACCGGCTGGTGACGGCGGGGCTGGAGCGGCTGAGGTCCGCCGAGCACCGCTTCCTGTACGCGGGCCTCCTCTGCACGGTCGACCTGGCCAACGACCCTGTCGACACCTATGAGGCCCTGCTCGCCGCTCACCCTCCTCGCATCGATCTCCTGCTGCCGCACGGCACTTGGGACACACCGCCCCCCGGCCTCACGGACCGCCGCGACCGGACACCCGCCGCGCCGCCCTTGGCCGCCCGGGGCGCGACGGCCCACCCAGGGGAGACACCGTACGCCGACTGGCTGCGGCTGGTGTTCGACCGCTGGTACGACGCCCCCGTACGGGAGACCGGTGTCCGGCTCTTCGAGGAACTGATGGCGGGCGTGCTCGGCGGCTCGATCCGCACCGAGTCCGTCGGGCTGGCCCCGGCGACGCTCGTCGTCATCGAGACCGACGGCTCCATCGAGCAGTCCGACTCCCTCAAAGTCGCCTACGAAGGAGCGCCGGAGACCGGGCTCGACGTCTTCCGCCACACCCTCGACGACGTCCTCGACCAGCCGCTCATCCGCCAACGACAGTCCGGAGCAGCCGAGTTGGGGCCGACCTGCGCGCGCTGCCCCCTGCTCGCCGTCTGCGGAGGCGGCCTCTTCGCCCACCGGTACGCCTCCACGAGCGGCTTCCGCAACCCGTCCGTCTACTGCGCCGACCTCGCCGCGCTGATCCTGCACATCCGCGACCGGCTGCGAGCCGATCTCAGCGGGGCGTGGCGGGGC
The sequence above is drawn from the Streptomyces griseiscabiei genome and encodes:
- the fxsT gene encoding FxSxx-COOH system tetratricopeptide repeat protein, translated to MSPARAPDGRGQIVTFYSFKGGVGRTMTLANVAWILASRGKRVLAVDWDLEAPGLHSYFHPLLTDPELRDTDGLIDLLRAYQQAVLLPGREEAPRDDDWFRRTLDLTPYVVGLDLKFASGGRLDFLPAGRQNAAYSDSVTSFDWHAFYERLGGGSFLLELREEMAARYDYVLIDSRTGVTDSSGICTVLLPDTLVLGFVYNVQNMRGSAHVARAVTKGSRRPIRLLPVPMRVEDAERERLEISRDRAREVFGGHLSWLEESSVERYWGDVEIPYKTFYAYEEIVAPVGDRPLQEGTVLKACERLTDWLTDGEVRRGVPLPDDDRQRLLTAYMNKSRAISACLFVSYAPEDRVWAEWTAWHLESAGFRVTLHDITATRPGETAPEVVRALAEEGRVLALLSEGYAEVPQSAALWRALTGRERALAPELIAVRVHGGERALEPPFDLAAAPSIAHLTAVNAVRRLRQSVGPPPSVPGPARGTPALLAPEPPRYPGTNPPVESLPPRNTGFTGRNALLHELRDRLTAAEDSTTPQVLVGLGGVGKTQTALEYTYRFRGSYDVVWWVPAAEPTVIASELARLAPQLGIEQGEDTALTAQRVLRALSGGTPYRRWLIVFDSAGSPEETAEWLPAGTPRGGHVLVTSRDRTWEEAGSVLPVEVFTRSESVALLARHNPGLAPDGSRQIAHELGDLPLAVHQAALWLSATAMPVDRYLQLLRTHATELLKRTEKRSLEMAGWLVSLEEIRANSPAAADLLEICAFFGADPIPMDLLYTRSLMDALTLDEDEPRDEVTISEVFQEINRFGLAQADQEEGTVVVHRLVQAEIRHSMPLERRLQLRAVVHSVLAAGNPKSPGAPESWPRYAQLLPHLWPSRAVRSDDPEVQQWIIETVRCLWRRNLLGSGRDTAERVLVEWTGRRGPDDTQVLALRTQLGNILRSQGASRDAWRNDLDVHRRLAALVGPDRRRTLIAAANVAADLNALGRYAEAREWDRATYEASKAAWPPDDLRLSMHASNLGVSEYLCGDRRAALEIHRRVYRDRLDLKGPTDIYTLSAASNYARDLRETGDLRAALVLLEETCQLLWERLGPRHAQTLSTQRNHAVALRRSGRYEEARDLVASVHLIYAEDRGRDHPDTLAARADLANVLAALGDVDSARDHADHILTRQRQTLGESHPYTLGCQNNLAIYLRLGGHAAAARATSERALRALTDTLGERHPYTLDAMINYANCLVDTGETEAAIALEREALAGVLETLGADHYDVVTLRSNLAVDLAGAGVTQESEEHYSEALQLAAQTLGVDHPTYEAVDSGVRLDADIEPPFTF
- a CDS encoding FxsB family cyclophane-forming radical SAM/SPASM peptide maturase, with the protein product MSPRPVSLRQFVLKVHSRCNLDCDYCYVYHSADTSWRAKPRVMEPAVAEQVSRRIAEHAMTHRLPDVRIVLHGGEPLLLGADRLGELLGILGTGPTRAGVPVRFSMQTNGVLLTPDILDVLHRYRVGVSVSLDGTRAGHDRHRRFPKGEGSHRLVTAGLERLRSAEHRFLYAGLLCTVDLANDPVDTYEALLAAHPPRIDLLLPHGTWDTPPPGLTDRRDRTPAAPPLAARGATAHPGETPYADWLRLVFDRWYDAPVRETGVRLFEELMAGVLGGSIRTESVGLAPATLVVIETDGSIEQSDSLKVAYEGAPETGLDVFRHTLDDVLDQPLIRQRQSGAAELGPTCARCPLLAVCGGGLFAHRYASTSGFRNPSVYCADLAALILHIRDRLRADLSGAWRGLPELDPRGT